In Uranotaenia lowii strain MFRU-FL chromosome 2, ASM2978415v1, whole genome shotgun sequence, one genomic interval encodes:
- the LOC129748328 gene encoding kielin/chordin-like protein: protein MKNVSIGAVVLMLSAVVLCNAAECTEKCSPPPKHYSELGCKPIKDEGHCCPNRYECPKLTDRDGQKCYFNGNIYERGTELSKTDQELVSCSPGCRCDNHTTPATFTCAHIDCPEFFNPEFDCVLQYEPHGCCSSNRVCGAAMEKLAECYIDGTRYQEGQLMYPKDDSCYKCHCQKGFDNSTIVGNPNCYEINCGIELRNSDSVMEGCIPIYFGTDRCCPISWRCPEDKDTVIVEGRQDSVEVQDSNLKCTFGNLTMSIGDAVSSDDKCISCKCTVPPMPHCIMDKDC, encoded by the exons ATGAAGAACGTGAGCATTGGTGCGGTGGTTTTGATGCTGTCAGCAGTCGTTTTGTGCAACG CTGCCGAATGTACCGAAAAATGTTCTCCTCCTCCGAAGCACTACTCGGAACTCGGTTGTAAACCGATAAAAGACGAAGGACACTGCTGCCCGAATCG ATATGAATGCCCGAAGCTAACGGATCGTGACGGTCAGAAGTGTTACTTCAATGGAAACATTTACGAACGCGGAACCGAGCTTAGCAAGACGGATCAGGAATTGGTTTCCTGCTCGCCCGGATGCCGTTGTGATAA TCACACTACCCCGGCCACCTTCACCTGTGCCCACATCGATTGCCCTGAGTTCTTTAATCCGGAATTTGACTGTGTGCTGCAGTACGAGCCCCACGGATGTTGCTCATCGAACAGAGTATGTGGTGCGGCCATGGAAAAGCTGGCGGAGTGCTACATCGACGGAACTCGCTACCAGGAAGGCCAGCTGATGTACCCCAAGGATGACAGCTGTTACAAATGCCACTGCCAGAAAGGATTCGACAACAGCACCATCGTCGGTAATCCGAACTGTTACGAAATCAACTGCGGTATCGAATTGCGCAACTCGGACAGCGTGATGGAGGGATGCATCCCAATCTACTTCGGTACCGATCGATGCTGTCCGATCTCGTGGAGATGTC CCGAAGATAAAGATACCGTAATCGTGGAAGGTCGACAAGATTCGGTGGAGGTCCAAGATTCGAATCTGAAGTGCACTTTCGGAAATTTGACCATGAGCATTGGCGATGCGGTTTCGTCGGACGATAAATGTATTTCGTGCAAGTGTACCGTTCCTCCGATGCCGCACTGCATTATGGATAAAGATTGTTAA